CGCTGTTGTGCAAAACCGACCCCAACGCCGTCCCACGGCACCAGGGGATTTCGGTGGTGTTGGTGGACAATCCGCGTGCGGGCCTGGCACTGTCGCGGGATCTGCCCAAGCTCGGCTACAAGGGCGTGGAAGCCTGCGAGCTGTCCTTCGACGGTTGCCGGGTTCCGGCGGCGGCGATTCTGGGCGGCGTGCCGGGCAGGGGTTTCGCCCAGATGATGAAAGGCCTTGAGACGGGCCGTATCCAGGTGGCCGCTCGCGCGCTGGGCGTGGCCACGGCGGCGTTGGAGGACGCGCTGGCGTATGCCCAGCAGCGGGAAAGCTTCGGCAAGCCGATTTGGCAGCACCAGGCTGTCGGCAACTACCTGGCCGACATGGCAACCAAGCTCACCGCGGCGCGTCAGCTCACCCGTTATGCCGCCGAGCGCTACGACAGCGGCGAGCGCGCCGACATGGAGGCCGGCATGGCCAAACTGTTCGCCTCCGAGGTGGCGATGGAGATCGCATTGAACGCCATGCGTATCCACGGCGGCTACGGCTACTCATGCGAATACGACGTCGAACGCTACTTCCGTGACGCCCCGCTGATGATCATCGGCGAAGGCACGAACGAGATCCAGCGCAACGTCATCACCGCCCAGCTGGTGGCCCGCGGCGGGATCTGAGTACCCGCATCGCGCACCTCCGGCGCACCACCACCGTCCGGAATATGTCGCTAATAGTAGAGGTTATCTGTGCCGGAACGAATAGATTCGATGTCGCTGAAGGAGGTGATGACGATGCTGGCGTTTGACCCGTTCCTGCGTGACTTCGATCGACTCACCCAACAGTTGCTAGGCAGCACGCTGGGTACCGTGAGCCGTCCGGCGGTGATGCCGATCGACGCCTGGCGCGAAGGTGACGACTATGTCGTCGAGCTGGACCTGCCAGGGGTCAAGCCCGACTCCATCGATGTCAGCGTCGAACATGAGGCGGTCACGGTACGGGCCGAACGTCCCGCCGTCACGGAAGACCGTAACTGGGTGGTCGCCGAACGGCCGCACGGTGTGTTCAGCCGGCAGCTATTCCTGGGCAGCGGCCTAGACGCCGACAAGATCAGCGCCAACTACACCGACGGCGTGTTGCGGCTAACCATTCCGGTGGCCGAGGCGGCAAGGCCGCGCAAGATCGCCATCGGCACCGGCAACCAGAAAGCCATCAACGCCTAGGGTGCCGGGTCAGCGGGACGACGGCCGCCCCGTGACGTCGTGCACCGGGGCGGCCCTCGGCTACCCGCCGCAATCGAGCGCTTCAAGGAGGTGACATGCATGCCCAGCCTGCTTCAACCATTCGTCGGTGATCTCGACGGGCTGCCGCGGATGGTCGGTACACCCGCGCATCCGGCGCTGATGCGGATGGATGCCTGGCGTGATGGCGACACCTTCGTCGCCGAACTCGACCTACCCGGCATCAAAGCCGACTCGCTTGACGTCACCGTCGAGAGCGGCGTGCTGACGGTGCGCGCCGAGCGTCGCGAGCCCGGCGACGGGGACCGCACGTGGTTGAGCGCCGAGCGTCCGCACGGCGTGTTCGTTCGCCAGCTTTTCCTCGACGAGCAGCTGGACATCGACAAGGTCAGTGCCGACTACACCAACGGCGTTCTGCGACTGACCATCCCGATGCATCATGCGACCAAGCCGCGCAAAATTGCAATCGAGTCCGGCCGGACCCACGCGGCTCGGCAGCGCTTAACGCCGGCATGGGTGCGTCGATTGCTTCCGCGTGCCAGCAAAGGTCGGCTGACCGCGCGCCGGTGACCTTCTCGCCGAGCCTGCCGGGTGGCCACTTGATGCACGGCTTTTCGGGAAAAGGCCCGCATCGATTGGCCGCTCGGTACTGCGGCGTGTTAGCTGTTGTCGATGCGGCGCTTCGACATTGACGTGCCGCTGCTTGCCTCGGTGCAACGGCGGCTGATCTACTTCCCATCACCCGGGCCGGTGCCGCCCGCCAGCGCGTTGCTGCCCGATGGCCGAGACGTCGTGCTGGACACCGAGGACGGGCTGCGGCTGGGCGCATGGTTCGTGCCGGCCGCACAGCGTGGTGCTGCGGTACTCGTCTGCAACGGCAACGCGGGCGACCGCGCGTTGCGTGCCCCGCTTGCCGCCGCGCTGGTTCGTGCGGGCTTGTCGGTGCTGCTGTTCGACTACCGCGGCTACGGCGGCAACCCCGGCCGACCCTGCGAAGACGGCCTGGCCGCCGATGCGCGGGCCGCGCGAGCGTTTTTGGCCGCGCGCCCGGAAGTCGATCCGGCGCGAATTGCCTACCTCGGCGAGTCGCTGGGCGCAGCCGTCGCGGTCCGGCTCGCCGTCGAGTCATCACCGCGCGCCTTAGTGTTGCGCTCGCCGTTCACGTCGCTGACCGATGTCGGCCGGCTGCATTACCCGTGGCTTCCGGTCAGGGCATTGCTGACCGAGCGCTACCCGTCCATCGACCGCATCGCCGAGGTGACGGCGCCGGTGCTGGTCGTCGTCGGCGAGCGTGACGTGCTGGTACCGGCTGGGCTCAGTCGACGCCTCTATGAAAAGGCTCGTGAGCCAAAGCAATTCCTGTCAGTGCCGGGTGCGGACCATAACAGCCCGCAGCTGCTCGACGGCCCGTTGATGATCGACGCGATCGTGCGTTTCTTTCGAGAACACGGCGTGCTCACCGGCTAGCCGATCGCGTCGACCAGCCCCCAAGTCAGGGCGGTCTCCGGGTCGATGGTCCGGCCTGAAAGCACCAAATACGCAGTGCGCCAACGCCCGATCCGTCGGGTAATACTGACGGTGCCGCCTGCCCCGGGAATCAGACCCAGCCTCAGCTCCGGCAGCCCCAGAACGGCGTCGGGCCGGCACACCACCCGTCCGCAGAACGCCGCCATCTCCAGGCCACTACCCAGTACCTGGCCGTGCACCTCGGCGCGGCAGGCCGGCCCGAGGCGGGCGGTGAGCGCATCGAGCGCCAGCGCCGGGCTGTGTCTGGTGCGGGCCAGATGCGCGCTGGCCGGATCGGCGAACGTGCCGAATTCGGCCAGGTCACCGCCACTGCAGAACGACGGCCCGTTGCCGCGCAACACCACCTCCTGCACCGACGGGTCGAGCTGCGCGACGGCCAACGCCTCAAGCAACGCGGCGCGGGCGTCGGTGGAGAACGCGTTATGGCGCTGCGGCCGGTTGAAGCTGATCCGCAGGGTGTTGCCGTCGCGTTCGGTCAGCACCGGGTCGGGGATGTCGGGCATGCGAGCGGGTCCGCGTTCGGCAAGCCACCGGGCGAATTCCGGGCCGGCCTGCAGCGTGGAGTAGGCCAGCGACTCGGTGACCACTCCGGCCAGCGCGGGTCGCCTCGGGTCGATGCTGCGCAGGACGTCGTCGCAGACCGCGCTGGCCTGCGGCCAGTGAGCGCAGCGTTCGCGGAGTTCGGCCAGGGTCTTAGGCACCGAGTCGACGGTGATCACCCGCCGGTCGGTGCCAGTGTCTTCGGTGATCGTGAAAGTAGCTGTGGTAAGCCATGTTTCGGCGTACGGGGCAGCAAGATCGGTTGCTGAGCCGAACGCGACGATCACCCCGGGCGGTGGTGCGACGTTGACGTCGGGCGCCGCGGACAAGTCGACCACCCGCAGCATGGGCTACGCCGAATACTTCTCGACCAGTTCGCGCTTGAACAGCTTGCCGGTTTCGGTGCGCGGCAGCTGCGCCTCGAACGAGATCGACCGCGGACATTTGTAGTGCGCCAACCGATCCCGCAGCCAGGCCAGCAGCTCGCCGGCGAACTGGTCGGTGGCATCGGCGGGATCGACCGTCTGCACCACCGCCTTGACGCTTTGCCCCATCTCCTCGTCGGGGATGCCGAACACCGCCGCATCGAGCACCTTCGGGTGGGTCACCAGCAGATTCTCGGTTTCCTGCGGATAGATGTTCACCCCGCCGGAAATGATCATGTGATGACGCCGGTCGGTTAGATACAGGTATCCCTGGTCGTCGAGATAGCCGACGTCGCCGACGGTCACCCAGCCGTGTTTGTCTTTCGACGCGGCGGTCTTCTCGGGGTCGTTGAGGTATTCGAAGGCATAGCCGCCTTCGAAGTAGATCTCGCCGGCTTGTCCCGGCGGCAGCTCGTCACCGTTCTCGTCGAGGATGTGCACCACTCCCAACATGGGCTTGCCCACCGATCCCGGATGCTCGAGCCACTCCTCGGCGGTGATCAGTGTCGAACCGATCGCCTCCGAGGAGGCGTAGTACTCGTCGATGATCGGCCCCCACCAGTCCATCATCTGCTTCTTGATCTCCACCGGGCAGGGTGCCGCCGCATGTATAACCCGCTTCAGGCTGGAAACGTCGTACGAATTGCGCACGGATGCAGGAAGTTTCAACATGCGAGTGAACATCGCTGGCACGAACTGCGCGTGTGTGACGCGGTAGCGCTGAATGGCGTCCAAGCAGCCCTCGGGGTCGAATTTCTCCATGACCACGGTCGTTATCCCCCCGGCCTGCACGCTCATCGACCACACCGATGGCGCGGTGTGGTACAGCGGGGCGGGGCTCAGGTAGACCGCGTCAGGGTCTATCCAAAACCCCAGCAGGGCGGACATCATGCCGGGCGCCTCGGCCGGCGAGACATGCGGCAGTTCGCGTTTGATCCCCTTGGGCCGGCCGGTGGTGCCCGACGAGTATTGCAGCAGGTCGCCTTCAAGCTCTTCGTCGATCGGCGTATCTGGTTGGTCAGCAACGCATTCGGGATAGCGAAGCCAACCCGACAAGTCATCGTCGGCGATCATCAGCAGGCGCGGCAGGCCGTGCGGCAGGTGCTCGCCGAGGTTCTCGCATGTCTTGCGCAGCGCGGCCGAGCCGATGATCGCCTGGGCATTGCTGTTGTCGACGATGTAGGCGGCCTCGCCGGCGGTGAGGTGGGTGTTGATCGGCACGTAGTACAGTCCGCTGCGCCGCGCCGCCCACATGACCGCGTGGATGTGTTCGTTGTTCTCCATCAGGATCGCGAGGGTGTCGCCTTCCCGCAGACCGGCGCGCCGGAAG
This Mycobacterium xenopi DNA region includes the following protein-coding sequences:
- a CDS encoding acyl-CoA dehydrogenase family protein; this translates as MSTGLNDEEAMLVATVRAFIDREVKPTVREVEHANAYPEAWIEQMKRIGMYGLAISEEYGGSPVSMPCYVLITQELARGWMSLAGAMGGHTVVAKLLSLFGTEEQKRRYLPPMATGELRATMALTEPRGGSDLQNMSTTALRDGDELVINGSKTWISNARHSGLIALLCKTDPNAVPRHQGISVVLVDNPRAGLALSRDLPKLGYKGVEACELSFDGCRVPAAAILGGVPGRGFAQMMKGLETGRIQVAARALGVATAALEDALAYAQQRESFGKPIWQHQAVGNYLADMATKLTAARQLTRYAAERYDSGERADMEAGMAKLFASEVAMEIALNAMRIHGGYGYSCEYDVERYFRDAPLMIIGEGTNEIQRNVITAQLVARGGI
- a CDS encoding Hsp20/alpha crystallin family protein codes for the protein MTMLAFDPFLRDFDRLTQQLLGSTLGTVSRPAVMPIDAWREGDDYVVELDLPGVKPDSIDVSVEHEAVTVRAERPAVTEDRNWVVAERPHGVFSRQLFLGSGLDADKISANYTDGVLRLTIPVAEAARPRKIAIGTGNQKAINA
- a CDS encoding Hsp20/alpha crystallin family protein — translated: MPSLLQPFVGDLDGLPRMVGTPAHPALMRMDAWRDGDTFVAELDLPGIKADSLDVTVESGVLTVRAERREPGDGDRTWLSAERPHGVFVRQLFLDEQLDIDKVSADYTNGVLRLTIPMHHATKPRKIAIESGRTHAARQRLTPAWVRRLLPRASKGRLTARR
- a CDS encoding alpha/beta hydrolase, coding for MRRFDIDVPLLASVQRRLIYFPSPGPVPPASALLPDGRDVVLDTEDGLRLGAWFVPAAQRGAAVLVCNGNAGDRALRAPLAAALVRAGLSVLLFDYRGYGGNPGRPCEDGLAADARAARAFLAARPEVDPARIAYLGESLGAAVAVRLAVESSPRALVLRSPFTSLTDVGRLHYPWLPVRALLTERYPSIDRIAEVTAPVLVVVGERDVLVPAGLSRRLYEKAREPKQFLSVPGADHNSPQLLDGPLMIDAIVRFFREHGVLTG
- a CDS encoding enoyl-CoA hydratase/isomerase family protein; this translates as MLRVVDLSAAPDVNVAPPPGVIVAFGSATDLAAPYAETWLTTATFTITEDTGTDRRVITVDSVPKTLAELRERCAHWPQASAVCDDVLRSIDPRRPALAGVVTESLAYSTLQAGPEFARWLAERGPARMPDIPDPVLTERDGNTLRISFNRPQRHNAFSTDARAALLEALAVAQLDPSVQEVVLRGNGPSFCSGGDLAEFGTFADPASAHLARTRHSPALALDALTARLGPACRAEVHGQVLGSGLEMAAFCGRVVCRPDAVLGLPELRLGLIPGAGGTVSITRRIGRWRTAYLVLSGRTIDPETALTWGLVDAIG
- the fadD4 gene encoding fatty-acid--CoA ligase FadD4 — encoded protein: MQIREHLGANKPAVILHPSGTVITFDDLEARANRLAHFFRRAGLREGDTLAILMENNEHIHAVMWAARRSGLYYVPINTHLTAGEAAYIVDNSNAQAIIGSAALRKTCENLGEHLPHGLPRLLMIADDDLSGWLRYPECVADQPDTPIDEELEGDLLQYSSGTTGRPKGIKRELPHVSPAEAPGMMSALLGFWIDPDAVYLSPAPLYHTAPSVWSMSVQAGGITTVVMEKFDPEGCLDAIQRYRVTHAQFVPAMFTRMLKLPASVRNSYDVSSLKRVIHAAAPCPVEIKKQMMDWWGPIIDEYYASSEAIGSTLITAEEWLEHPGSVGKPMLGVVHILDENGDELPPGQAGEIYFEGGYAFEYLNDPEKTAASKDKHGWVTVGDVGYLDDQGYLYLTDRRHHMIISGGVNIYPQETENLLVTHPKVLDAAVFGIPDEEMGQSVKAVVQTVDPADATDQFAGELLAWLRDRLAHYKCPRSISFEAQLPRTETGKLFKRELVEKYSA